CTAACTACGTTCCTGGATATAAGATAGATAAAGTATTGGGTCTTGTTTATGGTATAACTGTCAGGTCAAGAGGTCTTGGAGGCAACATTCTTGCTGGCCTAAGAACTCTCGCGGGTGGAGAAATAGTAGAATATACAGAAATGGCGCATCAGGCTAGACAGCAAGCGTTGGATAGACTCGCGAAGCAGGCTGAATCGCTGGGTGCTAATGCAGTAATCAGTGTTATGTTTGATTCTACAGAAATAGGAAATACCATGGACGAGATCATTGCATTTGGGACTGCAGTTATAATATCTCCAACAGGAGATCAGAGACAGTTGGTTCAACTAGCCTGATTATATGTCTGTAGTAAAAATGTTTGTTATTACTTAGATCCGCTACGTGTTTTAAGAAGCTTCACACTACAAGTTGCTTAAATCTGATGGCATCATGTCTCATTGATATATTATTGAATAACACATATGAGTCGTAAGCTTTGACTTTGTCCCTAAGTGTAAGAAGCTCTTCTTCGGTATACTCATGAGTATAGTTTGTAAATCCATCTGATCCATGCAATCTATGGTATTGAATTTTTTGAGGAGGAATTTCCATCTTCAGTGGATCTGTCACCAAGATTGCTCCATACTTATTGAAAATGTTCATGACTTCTTGCATTTTACTGAGCCACGAGTTATGTCTGAATTCTATAGAGACCTTCAACTCTGAGTTGTTATCCTCAAGAAACTGCGAAATTCTAGCTATATTAACTGCGTTATACTCAAAGACAGGTGGTAATTGCACAACTATTATTTTGGCTCTCAGGACTTCCGCTATCATAACGCTTTGTGACCAAGA
This region of Conexivisphaerales archaeon genomic DNA includes:
- a CDS encoding heavy metal-binding domain-containing protein; translation: MTVTLFTTNYVPGYKIDKVLGLVYGITVRSRGLGGNILAGLRTLAGGEIVEYTEMAHQARQQALDRLAKQAESLGANAVISVMFDSTEIGNTMDEIIAFGTAVIISPTGDQRQLVQLA
- a CDS encoding DUF72 domain-containing protein, whose protein sequence is GLSLMKYSKTFNLIEIQSSFYNLPKIETAERWRETVPEDFEFTMKAFQGVTHPASSPTWRRSRRQIMEGMEDDVGLLRPSKFVKESWSQSVMIAEVLRAKIIVVQLPPVFEYNAVNIARISQFLEDNNSELKVSIEFRHNSWLSKMQEVMNIFNKYGAILVTDPLKMEIPPQKIQYHRLHGSDGFTNYTHEYTEEELLTLRDKVKAYDSYVLFNNISMRHDAIRFKQLVV